A stretch of DNA from Coccidioides posadasii str. Silveira chromosome 4, complete sequence:
AGCTTCAGTTATCACAGAGAAACAACGAAAGAAGCAAATGCATTTTCCGCAGCGCAAGTATGCTGTGAAGGTGAGAAATTTTGATAGTAGGCCTTTTCTTATGGATATAGCTAATTAAATTTGTGCCAGGCTTAAATTTGGAGTGATTGCGGAGTATATGTTTCAAGCTTTCTTATCATGATAATATGTTGCAACATGTATCTAAAACGATGCACTTAGCAACAATGATGAAAATCACTTTAGCTGTCCTCCCTTTCACCATTCCAGCTGTTGAAGCTATTCCATCTTAACTGCTGCCAAACTCCCGCACATGGCTATTTTTCCATGTCATGGTTGTGTCGTCTTGTCCTAATACAATGCCTTCCCTAAAAAACGAACCATATCTGGATTTAGTTTCGGTCAGCCTGCCTCTGTTACGGCTTGACACCACGAGTTTCATACTTTGACGTCATCTACACTGAGTATTTTGGGGTCAACTTATTGTTGAAACGCTACTATAAAGATCAGCAAGGACTTAAGCCTGTTAACTTCTATAGCAGGCCCCTCAGTCTTAGGTGCGTTGGAGTTTCAAGACACTGCAGGTTTGGTTGAAAGGAGCCCGGGGTAGGGTGGTCCGTGAATAGCAGGAGGAGTTAAAAGGATTTCTCTACAAGAGTTTGGAGAAGTCTACCAGCCAGATGGCCAGGCATCAGAGAGTGCACCAGTGCAAACTATACTGGAGATCAGGGGGGTTTGGGCAGTGGTGGAAATATGGTTAAGCCATCACAAAACATTTTCCTGTGAGCAAGAGGAGAGCTCACCTGATGATAGAAGTAATCAAGGGACAGGCCATAATGTAACTAATCTTTCACAGACAAACAGTATCTTACGTGAAATTTCAAAGTAAATTACTAAGCTAAGCTATATATTagtttactccgtagtgaGAAAGCTGGTGGTTATTAATGGAGCAATACTCCGTATGCGGAGGAGCCTGTTGCAGGAACTTATTGTCCCAACCCCTgtctctgtactccgtagaagtactccgtataccCGAGGGGCTTGTAACAAAGGGAAGTTTGAGAAAACCTTAACTCCACCTGAAAGCCACTTGGAAGCCATGATCGCATGTGCAGAGATTTTTCGTTGTTGATCGACATAAGGCTGAAAATAGCGCATTCACTTGAGAATCAAGCCTTAGCTTGAGGTGCATGGATGCATACAATAAGAGGTTCCTCAAGCACCTTATTCAAGACCCATGCTTTCTGAAATTCTTCCCTAATTACCCCGCGTAGTTAAATTCCCAAACTAAAGACAACAAAATGGGATCAATGTCGAATTTCTCTGGTCCACCACAGGTTCACGCCTTTGATGGCCTCCTGTTTGACTTTGATGGAACAATAATAGACTCCACAGAAGGTTGGTTTCAGGAAGACTGTATATTGCAATTATTGCTGACATCAACTTCTTGTCGCACAGCAATCGTGAAGCATTGGCACAGGTCAGTATGATATGGCATGTTTATGATTTTACTAAGCATTTTATCTTGTCTCTAAACATTAATAGAATAGGACAAGAAATTGGCGTTGACCCAGCAATGATCCTTGTGACATCCCATGGCCGTAGAAGCATTGATGTCCTAAAGATCCATGCTCCAGAAAGAGCCAACTGGGAATGTGCGTATCGTGTATATCAGCTCACCTTATGCTCTCTATACAAAATGCATGCTAATTCCAGACTTGCTCAGATGTCAGCTCCATCGAGGGTCGGATTCCCAAAGAATATGGTAGCGATGCCGTCGAAATTCCTGGTGCAAGAGATATTTTAAATGCACTCGATGAGGCAGGGGCACCTTGGGCAGTTGTGACATCTGGAACCCAGGCTTTGATAAATGGTTGGTTAGACGTGCTGAAGCTTGCGCGCCCAAAGAACCTTGTGGTCGCAGAAGACGTGAAAATTGGAAAGCCAAACCCTCAGTGTTATCAGTTGGGGCGTTCGC
This window harbors:
- a CDS encoding uncharacterized protein (EggNog:ENOG410PK94~COG:S~BUSCO:12601at33183) produces the protein MGSMSNFSGPPQVHAFDGLLFDFDGTIIDSTEAIVKHWHRIGQEIGVDPAMILVTSHGRRSIDVLKIHAPERANWEYVSSIEGRIPKEYGSDAVEIPGARDILNALDEAGAPWAVVTSGTQALINGWLDVLKLARPKNLVVAEDVKIGKPNPQCYQLGRSRLGFDENSSMLVIEDAPSGVTAGKAAGFKVLALATTHDPTRLKQAGADWIIRDLRSFKLIKHDGQVQVEIRNCLQ